The sequence GGGCTGCGGCCTTGACAACGTGCTCATGTCATGGGGCCATGACGACTACATGTACCTGGTCAGTGCGGGCATCATACAGACTACAGAGCAATTCTTCGAACACCCTGCACCTGCAGCTGCGGTGTTTCTGAATGTTCAGATTGTTTCTTTTTCTCCGTCTCAGGTGGCCAAGGAGAACAAGACCACCCTTCCTTCTGCTGGGCTGTTCATCATCAGATACCACTCTTTCTACCGTAAGCTAGCTCCTGATAATCTTTTTGTGGCCAGTTATAAAAgttccttttttaaaaaaaaaataggaGAGATTATTATAGTATAGGTTACTAATTTCTTGCATTTTTTAAATGTGATTCAGCCCTGCACAAGCATGGAGCCTACACACACCTGATGAACGAAGAGGACAAGGAGAACCTCAAGTGGCTGCATGTGTTCAAGTAAGACAAGCACAGGGTCCATCAGCCCCTTGCAGGCTTGATATCAGCGAGACGTGGACACTTTACTTACAACTGGTGGCGTTACTGTCTTTAACTTTTGTTCCCTTTCTGCAGCAAGTATGACTTGTACAGCAAGAGCAACGTCAGGATAGATGTGGAGAAGGTGAAGCCCTACTACATGTCCCTCATCGACAAGgtataacatatatatatatatatatatatatgcttgcATTGATCTCGCATCTGGCGACCTCAATCTCTGTCAGAACACCAGCTGGTCGGTTAACTCTGATGAAGTGTGtcattctgaatttctgatgcCATCTTCTTGTCTGAATGTTCCTTTGCAGTACTTCCCGGCGAAGCTGAGATGGTGAAAAGGGGCACCCACCCTGGAGGGGAACCAAGTGTTGTTCCAAGTGCCAATGTACCATAGACAAACATACAGTACAATGTGCCGTGTATGAGCATTTTCATACCCGAGTCGAGTCGAGTCGAGTCGATAGTGTACCCATTTTGTACCGTACCGTTCAGATCAGAGTTCCATGAGATCCCATAAAATTCGAATAAAAGTTGCTGCATCAGTTCTTTGCACTAGGTGACTTCGCTGTGCCTTCCAGAtcatatttttctttgtgaGTTGCTGTACCATCTTAATTCTGGTGTGTGTGAAAATGCCTGTTGTTCAGCAGCCGGAGTATTTTTTTTGCCACTCTTACGGataacactttttcatttgagaggCTTACGGATGACCCTTAATACCCTTTGGAAAGCTCCATCTAGAATGACCCCACCGGATGCAGTCCAGTGTGTAGGGAAGTTTGGTGGTTTGTCTTTGGGCAAGATGAAGAGAGAGAACATGCTTTGATGGGCTTTGAAGCCTGAAGGTCCAGGATCCGGCCCAGTTATCGGAAACTGATTTTTTGAGTTCCCTATGAACTTgtgtgtaatctcaaaaaaaaaaaaaacttgaacaTATTGTATGTGAACAAGGTTTATGGAAAAATTGAAACAGAGTTACAGAGCAAAAGAGAAGGTTCTCATCACTAGAAAACGAGAATTCAGTCAGCAAGAAGGGAGGACCTTTGCACTTTAGGCCCAAAATGAAGGGTCTGAAACCTGATCCGCATCGTGTGTAGAAAGGGCTCCCAATCGATCCGTCGTCCCAGCCAGGATCCATCCGCCAACAGCAGACAGCCAGAAACGCAGGGCGTCATCGGTGGTCAGGTCAgcagctgccgccgcggcgcgcgcgaccAGCGATGGATGGATATGGATCCCATCCATCCCCTGGTTGCTCGGATCGGAAGAAGAACTGAAGAACACATGGGTTGGAGTTGGACAAGGAACGGCTCGGTTCCGTGGAGGAGCTCTTCTCCCCGCACCCCGCTTGGGCGCTTGAGCGGAGCCGTGGTTAGCACCAGCTCCTGCGCCGTACTCGATCGAGGTCGAGGGCAGCCGGGCTGCCCCAGACGAGCAGACCAAAGTAAGGCTGCCTCCCGTGCAGCAGGATCGCGTCGCTGACGCCGACAGCAAACTTTCGTTGGCGGAAACGAGGCTAGTACGTACACGTCCAAACTACGGCGAGAGCGAGACGAAGGTGGACAAGGCTTGGTCAGCACCCAATGGAAAATGACGTTCCTCCTTTCCTCCCTCCCGTGTGATGCAACGCAACAGCAACACTCACTCGGACTCGGGTTCCCTTTGTTTATTTCCGCCCGCCTGCAAGCGTTGACGCGCCGGGTGTCTGAAAATGGTTTCCCCTGCTTCGTTCAGTCGTTCGTCAGGTTGGGCGTCTGGCCACGATGGATCGGGACATCGGGTGGAGTGGACCGTGGCCAAACCAAACCTGCAGTGCTGCAGACCACCATCatcctgctgccgccgcctatTGCCCAACTGCCTATACCGTACCTTGGGAGGGATCCTGGTGAGGGGGAGGCCTGGCCGGCTTCCACTCCACTCGGGATCCAATCCAAGTGGCCGGCGTCCTGCTTTTCCGATCACCTACGTGCTGCACATCGCTCGGGGCAGTGATTCATGATTCATCCCCTTTGTCTGTGCTTACAAACGCGTGCGCTGTTTCCGGTAAAAGGTTAAGGTCGCCGGTACCGTTTGCTTGGTTTGTAAACTGCTGCCTTCGCCTCGGTTGGATTCGATCAACCTCAGCCAGATCTCACTCTGCCCAGgattgtttttctctcacaccaaatcaacaCCAGACACCAACCAGTCAGCAATACTTCTCTTTCACAGCAAATAAGTACTAGCCATCAGCCAGCCAGCAATACTTCTCTCTcacagcaaatcagcaccagccacaaccAATAGAACAGTCGTGGTAGGGTGATAGTCCACCTTTCATTGTAATTCATCTATTTACTAGGTTGTAACAATCGTAAAAAAGACTAGCTCGTGTTTTAGCCACCATCCACCCAACTGCTTGGAGCTCCAGTACAACGGTGGTACGGCAAAAGATCGGGAGTAGCTAGCTACATTACGGGTCCAACTTCACTGTTTTGTACTGTAGCAGGTGTACTGTAGCAATCGATCCTGTCCATCCATCTCAGATCGGACGGCCCACAGAGACTCAAAAGTCGCGGGAACAGTGTTCCCTGACTTACCTTCAGCAAGTCAGGGAATCCCAATTGCTACATTACtagccccccaccccccacaccGTCGGAAAGGTCCCGCCGCATTCTTAATTTTCTTTTGCGCCTCCAAGCCAAACCAACAATTCTCTCCCAGTGCTCCGCCCACGCGGCCCGCATCGTGCTCGCTCCCTCCACGCTGGCCGGATAGTTTGGCCCTCTCCCATTCCGATCCCATCCACATCCAGCGAGAAAAGGCGAGCTCGCCGCGCAATAATCTGGCGGACCACTGCAACTGGCTGGGGGGCCTGGGGGTGAGGAGGGCGACACCATACGACCTCCGTTTTGACGCATAAAGCATGGATTGGATCCTCCTCGAGAGTGTACTAGGCGATGATCATTCTTCTACGTCGCTGGAGTGAGTGCTCGTGCAACTGCAAAAACAACAGCAAACATGATGACATTTTTTTGTGACGCGTGAAATTGGCAAACAGGAAAAATGGGGAACAAGATGCAACGTTCATCACGAAGTTTGTTCCTTTCTTTAGAAGCAGTCTACTACTAGATCTTAATCGAGTCTTTGCAGCTGTCGCAGAGACTTGATTAAAGATGGCACATATATAAGCCCACATATATAAGCAATTATACTAAACAAAACCTGCAAATCGCTGAAGTGAGCACCTAACTAACTCCATAAACAAAATAAGCCCCCTACAAATTGCCGATCTTCCCCGCCTGCTTTGCTCACTTGGGGGCGAAGTCACCAACAAAGCAAGCGTCTCCCTCCGCGGCTCCgtcccccctccctctcttctctctctcctctctctgcgCGTGCGTCCCTTCCCCGGCACGAGCGCCGCACGCCGTCACCGCCACGCCCACGCGCCGCTTCCCTTCCGGAAAATCTAAACCCCAGCGGGGGGCGGCTGACGGCCAGCCCACACCGAGCCCAACCCCACCCCCCTTCGCCGGCGATGCTGCCGCGTCGCCGCAGCAGTAGCAGCCGCCCGGGCTCCTCCCTCCGGCTCCTCGTCCTCGGTGCCCTGCtcctggccgcggccgccgcgttcgcccccgccgccgccgccgccgccgaggccgccgcggggcgcgaggccggcgcggggaagcaggaggccgaggcccaggccgaggcggaggcgcgcggggAGAGGGTGGCCgtcgcggaggccggcggcgaggtggcggcgcaggGCAATGCGACGGACAACAAGGAGGGCAGCTTCGCCGACATGATCGACCGCGCGCTGGAGAAGGAGTTCCCCGAGTCCGagggcgagcagggcggcggaggTGCGTGTGGATCtggccacccccccccccccccccgcgggatCTGGTTCCGAGGGGCGATGCGGTGGCGCGTGTCGGTGGCCGTCCTGGCCAGATCTCGGCGTCGGTGGTTGGAGCGTCTGGGGATTGGGGGGCATTGAGAATGGAGGTCCCGGGTTGGGTTTCGACTTGCTCGTGCTAATCTGTGCTCTGGTTTTGCAGAGACCGACCCCGGGAGCTTCAACAACACGGTCGCTGAGAAGCAGGTCAGTTCGTCGCGCCATTTTCTCCCCCTGTGCTACCGTTTTGATTTCAGGAGATATGACTCTGAGTAAATTCTGCGATTCAATACTTATTGAACATTTAGGTCTGGCAGAACTTGGTTTGGGGGGATTACTCATCACTTGCCTCGTTGAATTTATGAATGAAACTAGTTTAGATGCTGTCGGTTTTTTATTTCAGAAGATTGGATGCCTAGATTTGATGGAGTTGGCTTTTGAACTGGGCTGTGGCTGAATACTACACTTTGAATCTGTTGTTATGATGCCTTGAGCCCTTGACCATGTCGTTAGTGTATTGTAATACCCAAGCATTCAATGGTCCATCCATGTGGCATCATTGTGTTGCTTTTGGTCCCTTTAGCCTGGTATGTAGTATGTAGCTTTTTGACTTGATGCGCTTTGAATTGACATTTCCTAGTGCTGACGAGCAACGGCAATATTTTGGTTGGTATTTATTGTGTACTACACTTTGCAATAATAATTTGTATACGACTAAATGTTTATTGTGCAGATAAGGTACTGTTTAAGACAGTTAGAACTTGTTTATAGTACACCTAATCTGCTATAGGAAACCTAGTTTTGGATGCATTCCCTAGCTCTGTCCCCACTGGAATTCTATTATACGTCTGCTACCTCGAATAGATAAATATGGTTCCATTGCAATACTTTCTGATCACCTTTAGCACATTTGTTACTTTCTCAATTCTCAATATACTCTATTTTTCAAATTGAGGCATACCATATTATCTACATGATGCACATTGGCCTCAAGAAAAATGTAGTCACATCACCTATTTTCTCAGACAATAACATAGTGATTACTATTTGGATATTGCAGAACTTTAAACACATATATACACTCTAGATTTACATAGCTGCAGTGCATTATTCATGTTTTTTTAGTATTTGAAAATTGTTTGTTCTTGCATATATCAAATATGTAATGCAAACTGATTATCTTGCTCCTTGTATTCATACCAGGGAGTCCTTGAAACTGTGGCTAGAAGAGTAACAAAGAAGAATGAGACCAAAGATAACAAGTATGCCACAAACCCACACttcaatttgtttttgttttttttgataGATGGAGTTAACCTTAGATTCACAATCTGTAATAGAGCTTAAAACTTGTGATTCCTTTCTCGCAAGGTCATTTCCCTTTAAGGAGGTTTTCTTGGATCGATCTGACCAAGAGGATGTCCCGACATTGATTGATCGAAAGGTGCAACCACATAAACTGTTTGGTATTTTCTGCCAGTTTACTGCATATGCACCATACATGCAGGCACAGAGTTGAGGACATGATGTTATCTTTTGTTTACTAATAGTTCTGTGTTGCTCCGATATTCACTCCAGGATAATGTTTTTATCATATCAAATCCAAAATCAAAATACCCTGTGCTGCAGTTGGACCTTAGGTATGCTACTAAGTGTTCAGTATTTGAGGCGATTAATGAAAATATCTTCCCTTCATGTATTGATTGTTAAACATATATTATAATATTATTCTAGGTTGATATCAGACCTTGTTGTTGTTATCGTGTCTGCCACTTGTGGTGGAATCGCCTTTGCTTGCCTTGGACAACCTGTGAGTACCCTACCTCTAATTTCTACATCATGATTAACAACTGGAAACATAACTTTACAGTTTGAAATGATGCATATTGCAAGGTCAAGCTATGTAAACCTACATTTAAAAATATATTGCAGGTGATTACAGGTTATCTACTTGCAGGATCTATAATTGGGCCTGGAGGCTTTAGCTTTGtcaatgaaatggtgcaagtaagGTGCTTTAacctttgttttttgtttgttAAATGCTAAATCTCTTTGGCTTCCACATTTGGCATGCTCTTGTGCTCAGTTGTTCACTCATTGACTCAGTAGCAAGGCCCGCTGGTTCGAATGCACATAATTAGTTTTAACAATATAAAATAGGGTACCTGTGCCGTAGATTTACTTCTGATGGTTTTGTACTCTATGGTTGTGGATGACCATTTTGGTTTTTCTTTGGCCTTTAATGATCATTAGTTGCACTTATTAGAACAAAGCTTCGTGACTAAAGGTTGGAGTTATGGATCCGTTCTCTCTGTAAGCTGGTATAGTATAGTGAAACTTATTTCTTGTTAAGGATGAACAACAAAGTGAAACTTGTGTACCAGAGAGCTTGCCAGTCAGCTGGTGCTGAAATAGATGTGTGCTCGTACTGACTTTGAAAGTTCAAACAAATAGATGTATATATGCACAATTCTTATACAGTTTGTATATTTCTTTAGCATGGTAGTCAATTTTCTACTTGGATAATTTTTTGCTCCAGCTtcaccatttcatacatctcagctCTTTTTGAATTTTTCACATATGAATTCGCACCTCCTTGACCTCCTGATTTCCGCTATGCTGTGCTGCTTATCCAGTAATGCGGTGATAGAGTTGACAAGATGTACACAAGTATTTTATGTTCTTAAGTATGATGTTTCTTACATTCCACTATTTCTTTTCCAGGTTGAAACAGTAGCCCAGTTTGGTGTGatatttctcttatttgctttggGACTTGAGTTTTCTACTGCAAAGGTATTCTACCTTCAATATTCCTTGATATATTAAGttggtaaaaaaaattgtgaCAGAAGTTAACATATGTGGTTTTTTTACATTGCCTCAGCTTCGAGTTGTTCGTGCTGTTGCTGTCCTTGGAGGATTGCTCCAAATTATGCTGTTCATGTTTCTTTGTGGTATCTTGGCTACAGTATGTTTTCGTCTCTGTTGTCTACATTATGATTTACACTTTGGATCTCTTTGTTTTGTACATTGTGTAAAGCTAGTTATCACACTCTCTTTGAAGGTAACATCAGGTTCTTGTCCAAGCATCAAATAATTAATTGCTTCAGAAAAGCTTATCAGCATAACAATATTTGTTGCATCCTTTGCTCGTTTGGACTTACTGCTAGTAAAAGTGACTACATCAAAAATATAATAGAAGTATCCTAGTCAAAAGCTTTCTGCAATGTGCTTCCCAGTGTTCTAGCGCAACAATTGATGCATTTTCCTTGCTAGACATTTTTCTTTGTAGGATTATATTTCCTTGTTATTTCCATTCTTTATTCCAAAGAGCATGGCTCACAGATCTTTGTGTGGTGTGTAATGCAGCTTTGTGGAGGCAAAACAAAAGAAGGTGTTTTCGTTGGTGTTCTTCTTTCTATGTCTTCAACTGCTGTGGTAAGTATCTGGTCAATCACCGTGATTTAGACATTTAGTATTGCGAAATCATAGATCAAACTGACAAATTGGCAAAATGATGTTTGACCTCTCAATATAATATGCATTGGATGTTCTATCACTTGCAATTGCAGTAAGCTCGTACTGTACATGTTATTTGTTGTCATTCTGGGTGCTGCCTATGTGCCACTTGCACTTGATTATCTATTTGTTAAATAATGGCATTTTTTGTATATGAAGGTTTTAAAATTTCTGATGGAAAGAAATAGTATCAATGCTCTTCATGGCCAAGTCACAGTCGGGATACTTATATTGCAGGTCTCCCATACTTTCTCCATCCTCCTTTTTTTGCAATACACATTTGTAAACATGCTAGTGTCTGCCCTTGTTAAGAATTAATTGACTTTCAAGGCTCttcatttttaaaaaaaatataaaatctgATATCTCAGTTTTGTGACAAGATTCCTTATTCCCTTCCCTCAGGATTGTGCTGTTGGTCTTCTGTTTGCGCTTCTTCCAATTTTGAGTGGTACATCTGGGCTTCTTCATGGAGTTGCATCAATGACAAAGTCGTAAGTGCAGCATTTCCATTCCCCCTTTGCCCTGAAATACTTTACTTgcctttatatttttattttctttcacaaTGAACTGGATGTTTTCTTGGTTTGTGCACTTGACAACAGTGCTTACCTTAATAGTTTATGATCGGTCTTGCATCTTACACTTGAAATTTGGACCTGTATTGCCCATTGCATATTTTTTTCTGTGAGCCAGTAAAAGTATTATAGGATATAGTCAGCTGTTGAATCAATTTTTTATGATACAAAACTTCTTCTCAGGCTGGTGATATTGATAACGTTCCTGGCCACTCTCTCTATCCTCTCCCGTACTGGCGTTCCTTGGTTTCTTAAACTGATGATAAGTCTTTCATCTCAGGTAAAGTTTAATCCGGGGGCCAAAGCAGTACATGTTTTTTTCACCGACAAATTGTATTGAATTTATTTCTTTTAGAACATTCTTTGCTGTAATTGTAATGATCTGGTTACTCTGCATTTCACACAGACAAATGAACTATACCAGCTGGCAGCAGTTGCATTCTGCTTGTTATTTGCTTGGGTGAGTTTCTGCTACTCATGAACTTGCCCAAACCTGTGCAGTAACATAGAAAAAGATCTTTTCTTAATTCTTATAAATTGTGAGTATGCGCTTACATGTGATAAAATCTGTATTAAAGTCATGTTTAGATGGACCAGTATAGGTGTGCTGCAAATGCTAACTTCACTTTTGTAAATTTTGATTTAGCTTATCAATTTTAGTGAATATGTAATTCATATCCAACTGTTCATCCAGTACCTTTTCTGTTCCATTCAGATTGTAATACTATTTTTTCACAGTTAACTTTTTTCAACTGACAGGccattccttcttttttttgttgcattgtTGGTTTTCTCGCATACATGATGCATCTTTGTCATTTCTTTACTTGTAGTCAGAAACTGTATAATTTTAAGGGTATGTATTCTCAAATTGTTTGTTCACATGGGACCAACCTTCTATGATGCAGTGTAGTGATAAATTGGGCCTGAGTCTTGAGTTGGGTTCATTCGCAGCTGGAGTGATGATATCAACGACAGACCTTGCACAACATACTCTGGAACAAGTAATTTATTACATATTCCTTGCATTTTGTTTTGCTTAtcccagtttttttttcaaacttaaAAGTGGAGCTACTAGTAAGTTTGATCTTTCGTTTACTGCTTGTGCCAAATTCATAGCTAGACTCTTGTAGTTAGTAATTCATTATATGTTCTCTTATTTCAGGTTTGTTCTTTCTGCAGATTGAACCTATCCGCAACTTTTTCGCTGCTCTTTTCCTTGCCAGCATTGGGATGCTAATTAATGTCCATTTCCTGTGGAACCATGTGGATATACTCCTTGCAGCTGTAATTTTGGTGATCACAGTAAAGACATTTATTGTTGCTATTGTCGTAAAAGGGTTTGGCTATAGCAACAAAACATCTCTTCTTGTAAGTCTTCCATCTGTCTGAATGCACTCGCATCTGCCATTGTTCATACAGTCAGTTAACTCTTGTTTCTTTTATAGGTTGGCATGTCTCTTGCACAAATAGGAGAGTTCGCTTTTGTTCTCCTTAGCCGTGCTTCAAGCATCCATCTGATTGAGGTTATTTCTTGATATTATGTTCCATTTTTGTGTTATACCATAGGCAAGCGCCATGGTTATCCACTCGTAGTGCAGCAGAACCTCTTGGTTTCTGGCTGCTCCTGTCTCTATCTTATCTTGTAGCCTAACATGTTTTGTGCTGAGAACTTAAAGCCAGTGGTAGCTTGCTCTTGTAAGCATTGATGCACCATGAATTAGCTTGTGATGGCTAAGCTTAACTTCAACATGCCTAATAAAGGGCATAAATATTTTGATTCTGTCAATATTAACTACTTATTTTGCTTCCTAGTAAGTCTGTTGGTACTAGTCCCTATTTGGTTGCCCACCCCCAACGAGGCAGCACTACTGTTTTTCAATTATTAGATTTTAGTTGGTGTTGATGGTATCTGATAGCTGAATTGGTTTTTCTACAGGGCAAGCTATACCTGCTTCTTCTTGGAACCACAGCACTTAGCTTGGTATTTGCATTATCTCTCCATTCCTTTTAAGCCACTTAGCTTGGTATTTGCATTATGTCTCCATTCCTTTTAAGCCATGCATTGTATCTCGATAAACATTAACATTCAAACTTTCAGTGCAAATGAGACTAGCACATTTTGTAGGGAAATTTCATGCAAGAGAATAGTTTCTTTGTTATTCGACTCTTGAGAGTTAGTTGATTTCATCTAATGCCACTAACAACAGTGAAACTACTTGAGATATGCCACACTTCATTTCTTTTGCaaattttctcctatttttaCTTTATGAAAGGACACAGTTCTGTGCTTCTGTTAACTTCAGGATCTATACTTACTAGAAGCCCAACTGGTACGAACCCAGATAGATGGGTTGCAAGAGCACGCCAACCTGGGTCAATGCACACTAATAAGGCCATTAAAGAAAACTAAGAAGAAATTAAGGGGCTTTTTGAGATAGTTTCACATTTCTAAATGACAGTTTGTGAACAGCACCATTTTAACTGGCATTGCCTAAAAAATCTTGAGAACATCACGCCTGCCCTTTTGTCATTTGATTCATCCTAAACATATGATGACCCTGTGTTTCATGAAACATAAATGGGTTACTGACTCGTGTACCTCTGCAGGTGACGACACCTCTGCTGTTCAAAATGATCCCAGCAGTGGTCCACCTCGGGGTTCTTTTGAGATGGTTTTCTGTTGATATCAATCAGGTGGAGGTACACGTTCATATCAATTGAGTTCATCTATTGATTGTTTTACTACGGAAATGTTTGCCAATCAATTCATCGGTTCTTCCTTTTCAGTTGGGCCTGAAAAATGATGTCCTCCGCATCGATAGTGGCAAGCGCATCAATTTGATAGTCCAAGGATCACATGATTCATGACATTTGGCACACTGCaagctgtttttttttgtatggCTTAAGTTTACAAGCTCTGTAAAGTATTTTCGCCGTTCTGAAGAGTTTGTAGCAGATATACAAGGGTGGTGGCAAGAGACTCGACTCTGATCTTTGCGCCCAGCTCAAGGTCTATCCTCCCCCCATCATGGCGGCTGCAAGGGCAATTGGGTTTGCCGTTTTTGAGAGCGCAGTGCCTGTGAGTTGAAGTGAGTGGTTGTCGACCCCAATTGAGGGTTTCGTGTAACATAAGAATGTATGGTGATTAATTGATTGGATTAGCATGATAGAATGTAGGCCTGATCTTTATGCCCATTGTATTCATTCAGCAAAACTGTGTATCATCACAACACGAAAAGTGTGTAACGTCAAATAGCCATCAGATCACGATTTTTGTTATGTGGACACAGCATTCAGTTCCGTAACTTACGTCGGCTCATATTCTCATTAAGAAAGGCATCTACATTCCCTGATCCTGAAACTCATTTGTTGGTGTACTAATTATATACATGTACCAAATGCTTGTACATAAGAATTGCTCCTTGGATTAGATAGCATCTTATACTCCGGACTCAGTTTGCAGGCGGGCTTGCTCTTAAACGAGCCCGCATAGCCACCCTGCAAATATTGTTTTCGTGGCTGATGTCTTGCTGCCTGAATCCAGCCCATGCGTAGGGGTGGTAATAGGCTATGGTCCTAGTGGTCTCTTCACAGTCCAATACAGTTTTTAagttttttagctcaaaattttaTAGAATTAGAGCTCGGCCCTTAGATTCTTTAGGTCAAATTTTAAGGCCATTTACCAACTTTACCCATGTAAATCCGTTCTCTTTCTTATCCTCTCCATCATTCCTACGCACAACAAAAGTGCACATGTTTCCATTGTCTAAATATAATGGACAAGAGCTTAAAAATGAACTTGCTTGATGATTGAGTTGATGGGCACGAGCGCGAGTAATAGGACCAAGTGGTGAGGATGTCGCAGCTGCCGGTGTAAGGCGGTGGTGTGGATGTATCGTTGGTATTGACATCCTCATCAGTCTTTGAGCAATGCGtcaaaagaataaagagatTCCTCATCTAGGAAGTACTTACTTTAAAAATATAGAAATTATTGCAAAGTAACTATACTAGATTTATGTTTCTAAAATATGAGGGTCCAAGAGGAAAGGACGAGAATTCCTAGTTCTTGACCACTGGTCTCTTATCAAGAGCTTGTAAATTATTAAATTCGGATATAAAGATTTACAGGTCATACTCACATCCTCATATTTTTGTTATTAGTAATATAGTCGTGCATTGCTACATATAAGTTCATATGAATTTATTCACTAATATACATATTATAATCCACATGTTCTGTTGGTTTTTGCCTAGTCAATGTTGATCGAggtcttcaattttttttctcaattttAATGCTTCCTCAGAGTCAGTCACGCTTTGTGCCCCGAGCATGCACAAGGACTGCAACTACATGGCTTTAGACTACTGGTTCTTTTAAGGGAAAAGTCTATTTTCTCTCActcaactagtgcaaaagttcgatttTCATCCCTCAACTATGAAGCTGGTATGGAGTCTCCTGCAACTATTAAAACTGTTTGTTTTACCTCCCTCAATAGTTTTACATTATTTTTTCAAAGATTTTTTATACCTTCTCACATTTTTCGCTCAATTTAGGTAGCAAACATGGTCCACAAATCATGAAAATTTAAATAGTCATGGTAGAggataattcaaaaaaaaatcaattttgcaaatttttgaagtttaaacccaaaaaagtttgaaaattaattttttaaaaaaagaaagaattcAAACTTCATTGAATTTTTAAGACATCGAGATGAGCTCCATCTTAGACCAAATTTGAACTGTGTCACATATTATAGGTACATCATTGGGGCAGTATTGGTTCTGTATTAGAATTTAGTTTATTATTAAGGTCAAATTT comes from Panicum virgatum strain AP13 chromosome 4K, P.virgatum_v5, whole genome shotgun sequence and encodes:
- the LOC120704860 gene encoding K(+) efflux antiporter 4-like isoform X1, translated to MLPRRRSSSSRPGSSLRLLVLGALLLAAAAAFAPAAAAAAEAAAGREAGAGKQEAEAQAEAEARGERVAVAEAGGEVAAQGNATDNKEGSFADMIDRALEKEFPESEGEQGGGETDPGSFNNTVAEKQGVLETVARRVTKKNETKDNKSFPFKEVFLDRSDQEDVPTLIDRKDNVFIISNPKSKYPVLQLDLRLISDLVVVIVSATCGGIAFACLGQPVITGYLLAGSIIGPGGFSFVNEMVQVETVAQFGVIFLLFALGLEFSTAKLRVVRAVAVLGGLLQIMLFMFLCGILATLCGGKTKEGVFVGVLLSMSSTAVVLKFLMERNSINALHGQVTVGILILQDCAVGLLFALLPILSGTSGLLHGVASMTKSLVILITFLATLSILSRTGVPWFLKLMISLSSQTNELYQLAAVAFCLLFAWCSDKLGLSLELGSFAAGVMISTTDLAQHTLEQIEPIRNFFAALFLASIGMLINVHFLWNHVDILLAAVILVITVKTFIVAIVVKGFGYSNKTSLLVGMSLAQIGEFAFVLLSRASSIHLIEGKLYLLLLGTTALSLVTTPLLFKMIPAVVHLGVLLRWFSVDINQVELGLKNDVLRIDSGKRINLIVQGSHDS
- the LOC120704860 gene encoding K(+) efflux antiporter 4-like isoform X2 produces the protein MLPRRRSSSSRPGSSLRLLVLGALLLAAAAAFAPAAAAAAEAAAGREAGAGKQEAEAQAEAEARGERVAVAEAGGEVAAQGNATDNKEGSFADMIDRALEKEFPESEGEQGGGETDPGSFNNTVAEKQGVLETVARRVTKKNETKDNKSFPFKEVFLDRSDQEDVPTLIDRKDNVFIISNPKSKYPVLQLDLRLISDLVVVIVSATCGGIAFACLGQPVITGYLLAGSIIGPGGFSFVNEMVQVETVAQFGVIFLLFALGLEFSTAKLRVVRAVAVLGGLLQIMLFMFLCGILATLCGGKTKEGVFVGVLLSMSSTAVVLKFLMERNSINALHGQVTVGILILQDCAVGLLFALLPILSGTSGLLHGVASMTKSLVILITFLATLSILSRTGVPWFLKLMISLSSQTNELYQLAAVAFCLLFAWCSDKLGLSLELGSFAAGVMISTTDLAQHTLEQIEPIRNFFAALFLASIGMLINVHFLWNHVDILLAAVILVITVKTFIVAIVVKGFGYSNKTSLLVGMSLAQIGEFAFVLLSRASSIHLIEGKLYLLLLGTTALSLVTTPLLFKMIPAVVHLGVLLRWFSVDINQLGLKNDVLRIDSGKRINLIVQGSHDS